In a single window of the Delftia tsuruhatensis genome:
- a CDS encoding MFS transporter: protein MNRARLGLLTGTHAVNDLYQGLVPALLPFMVLERGYSYTAVSGLMLAATGLSSMVQPLFGLYADRSPRPWMVPAGFVVAALGLALVGTSQDYWVSWLAAVLCGLGIAAYHPPATVAARRAGGSSQKAMSVFSVGGTAGASFAPMLAAAVVGGGGLHRSWMLALPALAMLLIWYACTWRDGAGAHAGLRRPAVAQGELPANHWRAFFLLCGVIVCWSIPYVTVLSTLPLFVTRELGGSDFMGAATLTSFTAAAAVGTLLGGTIADRRGRMAAIRAGYLLALPALGALALASTAWGALACTVALGICMFLPFAAQVTLAQDYLPRNQATASGLTLGLAMSLGGMVAPLFGMLSDARGLRFSLSVALCILCVAAVLAWCMRNRRNEALAISAAARA, encoded by the coding sequence ATGAACCGCGCTCGTCTGGGCCTGCTCACGGGTACGCATGCCGTCAACGATCTGTACCAGGGGTTGGTGCCGGCGCTGCTGCCGTTCATGGTGCTGGAGCGTGGCTACAGCTATACGGCGGTCAGCGGTCTCATGCTGGCGGCCACGGGCCTTTCCAGCATGGTCCAGCCCTTGTTCGGTCTGTATGCGGATCGCTCGCCGCGGCCATGGATGGTGCCGGCCGGCTTCGTGGTGGCGGCCCTGGGGCTGGCGCTGGTGGGCACGAGCCAGGACTACTGGGTGAGCTGGCTGGCCGCCGTGCTGTGCGGATTGGGAATTGCCGCCTATCATCCGCCGGCCACGGTCGCTGCACGCAGGGCGGGGGGCAGCTCGCAGAAGGCGATGAGCGTGTTTTCCGTGGGTGGCACCGCAGGGGCATCCTTCGCCCCCATGCTGGCTGCGGCCGTGGTGGGGGGAGGGGGCCTGCACCGCAGCTGGATGCTGGCGCTGCCGGCGTTGGCCATGCTGCTCATCTGGTATGCCTGCACCTGGCGTGATGGCGCCGGCGCGCATGCCGGGCTGCGGCGTCCGGCCGTGGCGCAGGGTGAGTTGCCTGCCAACCACTGGCGTGCCTTTTTCTTGCTGTGCGGTGTGATCGTCTGCTGGTCGATTCCCTATGTGACGGTATTGTCCACGCTGCCCCTGTTCGTGACGCGCGAGCTGGGAGGCTCGGACTTCATGGGCGCTGCCACGCTGACTTCATTCACGGCGGCCGCGGCCGTGGGGACGCTGCTGGGGGGAACGATCGCGGATCGCCGGGGACGCATGGCGGCCATACGTGCAGGCTATCTCCTGGCCTTGCCTGCCCTGGGGGCCTTGGCGCTGGCCTCCACGGCCTGGGGGGCTCTGGCCTGCACGGTGGCTCTGGGCATCTGCATGTTCCTGCCCTTTGCCGCGCAGGTCACGCTGGCGCAGGACTATCTGCCGCGCAACCAGGCCACGGCCAGCGGCCTGACCCTGGGTCTTGCCATGTCGCTCGGTGGCATGGTGGCCCCGTTGTTCGGGATGCTGTCCGATGCGCGTGGATTGCGGTTTTCACTGAGCGTCGCGCTGTGCATTCTTTGCGTCGCGGCAGTCCTGGCGTGGTGCATGCGCAACCGGCGCAACGAGGCGCTTGCCATCAGCGCGGCGGCACGCGCCTGA
- the adk gene encoding adenylate kinase produces MKLILLGAPGAGKGTQAAFICQKYGIPQISTGDMLRAAVKAGTPLGQQAKAVMDAGQLVSDDLIINLVQERIAQPDCANGFLFDGFPRTIPQADAMKAAGVKLDYVLEIDVPFDAIIERMSGRRSHPASGRTYHVKFNPPKVEGKDDVTGEALVQREDDKEETVKKRLDVYSSQTRPLVDYYRAWAEKEAAAAPRYRAISGLGSVEDITQRALAALAE; encoded by the coding sequence ATGAAACTGATTTTGTTGGGCGCGCCCGGCGCCGGCAAAGGCACGCAAGCCGCATTCATCTGCCAGAAGTACGGCATCCCCCAGATCTCCACAGGTGACATGCTGCGTGCCGCCGTCAAGGCCGGCACGCCCCTGGGCCAGCAGGCCAAGGCCGTGATGGACGCCGGCCAACTGGTCAGTGACGACCTCATCATCAATCTGGTCCAGGAGCGCATCGCCCAGCCCGATTGCGCCAACGGATTCCTGTTCGACGGCTTTCCCCGCACTATCCCCCAGGCCGATGCCATGAAGGCGGCCGGCGTGAAGCTGGACTATGTGCTGGAGATCGATGTCCCCTTCGACGCCATCATCGAGCGCATGAGCGGCCGCCGCTCCCACCCCGCTTCGGGCCGAACCTACCACGTCAAGTTCAATCCGCCCAAGGTCGAAGGCAAGGACGATGTGACGGGCGAAGCCCTGGTGCAGCGTGAGGACGACAAGGAAGAAACCGTCAAGAAGCGCCTGGACGTCTACAGCAGCCAGACCCGCCCCCTGGTCGACTACTACCGTGCCTGGGCGGAAAAGGAAGCCGCAGCAGCCCCCAGGTACCGCGCCATCAGCGGCCTGGGCTCCGTCGAGGACATCACCCAGCGCGCGCTGGCCGCACTGGCCGAATGA
- a CDS encoding four-helix bundle copper-binding protein, which yields MNTSNTSFQECIDACQACLVACNHCAAACLKEEDVKAMKACIAHDLECASACELAIKAMTLQSPHVNAICRLCADICHACANECGRHKHGHCQDCATACIACAAMCLSMSEQMN from the coding sequence ATGAACACTTCCAACACCAGTTTTCAAGAATGCATTGATGCCTGTCAGGCTTGCCTGGTTGCCTGCAACCACTGCGCCGCTGCCTGCCTCAAAGAAGAAGACGTGAAGGCCATGAAGGCATGCATTGCGCATGACTTGGAATGTGCCTCAGCATGTGAGCTCGCCATCAAGGCCATGACGCTGCAAAGCCCGCACGTCAACGCAATTTGCAGGCTGTGCGCGGACATCTGCCACGCCTGCGCCAACGAGTGCGGCAGGCATAAGCATGGCCATTGCCAGGATTGCGCGACCGCTTGTATCGCATGCGCGGCCATGTGCCTTTCGATGAGCGAGCAGATGAACTGA
- a CDS encoding RNA polymerase sigma factor — MIATPTDQELMELLDRIAAQDEPALRSLYERTSSRLYGLALRILGHKDWAEDVLQESYLQIWRTAAGYRGTLSPPLAWMGLVVRSRSLDFLRRRRAERLHINEEFDEARFAAEQDVDAGPLQLAEAGEQATALYQCLERLEQRHRELISLAYLRDLSHGELATQLRLPLGTVKTWIRRGLEQLRRCMARH, encoded by the coding sequence ATGATCGCCACACCAACCGACCAAGAGCTGATGGAACTGCTGGACCGCATTGCAGCGCAGGATGAACCCGCGCTTCGCAGCCTGTATGAGCGAACCTCGTCCCGGCTGTACGGACTTGCACTTCGTATCCTGGGCCACAAGGACTGGGCGGAGGATGTGCTGCAAGAGAGCTATCTGCAGATCTGGCGCACGGCGGCGGGTTATCGGGGCACGCTGAGCCCGCCGCTGGCCTGGATGGGCCTGGTGGTGCGCAGCCGGTCACTGGATTTCTTGCGGCGTCGGCGCGCGGAGCGATTGCACATCAACGAAGAATTCGACGAGGCCCGGTTTGCCGCGGAGCAGGATGTGGATGCGGGGCCGTTGCAACTGGCAGAAGCCGGCGAGCAGGCGACGGCACTGTACCAATGCCTTGAACGCCTCGAGCAGCGGCACCGTGAGCTCATCAGCCTGGCCTATCTTCGGGATCTCAGCCATGGGGAGTTGGCGACGCAGCTCAGACTGCCGCTGGGGACGGTCAAGACCTGGATCCGGCGCGGCCTGGAGCAGTTGCGCCGCTGCATGGCGCGCCATTGA
- a CDS encoding asparaginase, whose protein sequence is MGQSKLVILGTGGTIAGRADSQSQGVGYKAGQITVQSLLEAVPDLEQQARGPVQTQQIAQVDSKDMGWPVWRALLQACARALEDSETRAVVITHGTDTLEETAWLLHSLLPPIKPVVLTCAMRPATALLADGPQNLRDAVTVAASGARSGVWVVAGGEVHAAEQVQKVHPYRLQAMRSFEGGPQALVEEGRVRWLVPDAPFTRPALPVPKPSDLLSLDELPWVEVVFSGALARASGVDALVAAGVRGIVVAGTGNATVHEDMEAALLRAHDKGVWVWRGTRCAEGLPVAGGSALNPVDADLAQLPVAKARIAMMLALAAQPRG, encoded by the coding sequence GTGGGGCAGTCGAAGTTGGTGATTCTGGGAACGGGCGGGACCATCGCCGGGCGGGCGGATTCTCAGTCCCAGGGGGTGGGTTACAAGGCTGGTCAGATCACGGTGCAGTCGTTGCTGGAGGCCGTGCCGGATCTGGAGCAGCAGGCAAGAGGGCCTGTGCAGACGCAGCAGATAGCGCAAGTGGACAGCAAGGACATGGGCTGGCCCGTGTGGCGCGCGCTGCTGCAAGCCTGCGCGCGGGCGCTGGAAGACAGCGAGACACGGGCCGTGGTGATCACGCATGGCACGGATACGCTGGAGGAGACGGCGTGGCTGCTTCACAGCCTGCTGCCGCCGATCAAGCCCGTCGTCCTGACCTGCGCCATGCGCCCCGCCACGGCGTTGCTGGCCGACGGGCCGCAGAATCTGCGTGATGCCGTGACCGTGGCTGCCAGTGGCGCGCGCAGCGGGGTGTGGGTGGTGGCCGGTGGCGAAGTGCATGCTGCCGAGCAGGTGCAAAAGGTCCACCCCTATCGCCTGCAGGCAATGCGCTCCTTCGAAGGTGGTCCCCAGGCACTGGTGGAGGAGGGGCGCGTGCGCTGGCTGGTGCCCGATGCGCCGTTCACGCGTCCGGCCTTGCCGGTGCCTAAGCCTTCGGACCTGCTGTCGCTCGATGAACTGCCCTGGGTGGAGGTGGTGTTCAGCGGGGCCCTGGCCCGTGCCAGCGGTGTGGATGCGCTCGTGGCGGCCGGCGTGCGTGGCATCGTGGTGGCCGGTACGGGCAATGCAACGGTCCATGAAGACATGGAGGCGGCGCTGCTGCGGGCCCATGACAAGGGTGTGTGGGTCTGGCGTGGCACGCGCTGCGCCGAGGGCCTGCCGGTGGCGGGTGGGTCGGCATTAAATCCGGTCGATGCCGACCTGGCGCAACTGCCCGTGGCCAAGGCGCGCATTGCGATGATGCTGGCCCTGGCTGCGCAGCCACGGGGCTGA
- a CDS encoding D-2-hydroxyacid dehydrogenase family protein, with protein sequence MNIIILDDYQDAVRKLDCARLLEPFNAKVFTNTVKGVGQLSVRLRDADIIVLIRERSQINRQLLEKLPRLKLIAQTGKAGAHIDVQACTDQGVAIAEGVGSPIAPAELTWSLIMAATRRLPQYIANLKHGAWQQSGFKAASMPANFGLGCVLHGRTLGIWGYGRIGRLVAHYGHAFGMQVIVWGSEASRQKAQADGFAAAASREAFFAESDVLSMHLRLHEATRGIVTAQDLARMKPTALFVNTSRAELVEADALLGALNRGRPGLAAVDVFESEPILQGHALLRLENCICTPHIGYVEQDSYELYFRAAFENVVNFIAGQPTHILNPEVLSGPARLG encoded by the coding sequence ATGAACATCATCATTCTTGACGACTACCAGGATGCCGTGCGCAAGCTGGACTGCGCGCGGCTGCTGGAGCCTTTCAACGCCAAGGTTTTCACCAACACCGTCAAGGGGGTGGGCCAGCTGTCCGTGCGGTTACGCGATGCGGACATCATCGTGCTGATACGAGAGCGCTCGCAGATCAACCGGCAGTTGCTGGAAAAACTCCCGCGTCTGAAGCTGATCGCACAAACCGGCAAGGCCGGCGCCCACATCGATGTACAGGCGTGCACGGACCAGGGAGTCGCCATTGCCGAGGGCGTGGGCTCGCCCATCGCACCGGCCGAGCTGACATGGTCGCTGATCATGGCCGCGACGCGGCGGCTGCCGCAGTACATTGCCAACCTCAAGCATGGCGCCTGGCAGCAGTCGGGCTTCAAGGCTGCGTCCATGCCAGCCAATTTCGGGCTGGGCTGCGTACTGCATGGGCGCACGCTGGGCATCTGGGGCTATGGCCGCATAGGGCGGCTGGTGGCGCACTACGGCCATGCCTTCGGCATGCAGGTCATCGTCTGGGGCAGCGAGGCCTCGCGCCAGAAAGCCCAGGCCGACGGCTTCGCGGCAGCCGCTTCGCGAGAAGCGTTCTTCGCCGAGTCCGACGTGCTGTCCATGCACCTTCGCCTGCATGAGGCCACGCGCGGCATCGTGACAGCCCAGGATCTGGCACGCATGAAGCCCACGGCACTGTTCGTGAACACGTCTCGCGCAGAACTGGTCGAGGCCGACGCGCTGCTGGGTGCGCTCAACCGCGGCCGCCCAGGCCTGGCGGCAGTCGACGTGTTCGAGAGCGAGCCCATTCTCCAGGGCCATGCACTGCTGCGGCTGGAGAATTGCATCTGCACACCCCACATCGGCTATGTGGAGCAGGACAGTTACGAACTGTACTTCCGCGCCGCCTTCGAGAACGTGGTGAACTTCATCGCGGGCCAGCCCACCCACATCCTCAACCCGGAGGTGCTGTCGGGACCTGCGCGCCTGGGTTGA
- the lexA gene encoding transcriptional repressor LexA, translating to MLDHPKLTARQQQILDLIQAAISRTGAPPTRAEIAGTLGFKSANAAEEHLQALARKGVIELVSGTSRGIRLRTDTVRNINAARGTSFALPLSALAPLMLPLVGRVAAGSPILAQEHIDQTYSVEPSLFQTRPDYLLRVRGMSMRDAGIMDGDLLAVQSAHEARNGQIVVARLGDEVTVKRLRRTAQGVELLPENPDYPVIRVAREEPFAIEGLAVGLIRNSMSM from the coding sequence ATGCTCGATCACCCCAAGCTCACCGCCCGCCAGCAGCAGATACTGGACCTGATCCAGGCTGCGATCTCCCGTACCGGCGCACCTCCGACACGCGCGGAAATCGCCGGCACGCTGGGCTTCAAGTCCGCCAACGCGGCCGAGGAACATCTCCAGGCACTGGCCCGCAAGGGCGTGATCGAGCTGGTCAGCGGCACTTCGCGCGGCATCCGCCTGCGCACCGACACGGTACGCAACATCAACGCAGCACGTGGCACGAGCTTCGCGCTGCCGCTGTCTGCCCTGGCACCGCTGATGCTGCCCCTGGTGGGCCGTGTCGCGGCCGGCTCGCCCATTCTCGCCCAGGAACATATCGACCAGACCTATTCCGTCGAGCCCTCCCTGTTCCAGACACGCCCGGACTACCTGCTGCGCGTACGCGGCATGTCCATGCGCGACGCCGGCATCATGGACGGCGACCTGCTGGCAGTACAGTCCGCGCACGAAGCGCGCAACGGCCAGATCGTGGTCGCCCGTCTGGGCGATGAAGTCACCGTCAAGCGCCTGCGCCGTACAGCGCAAGGCGTCGAACTGCTGCCGGAGAACCCCGACTATCCGGTGATCCGTGTGGCACGCGAAGAGCCCTTCGCCATCGAAGGCCTTGCGGTCGGGCTGATCCGCAACAGCATGTCCATGTAA
- a CDS encoding AraC family transcriptional regulator, translating into MTSMTIAPTHRRGTGPAAVPPAPPPMPLEGEHTPRPVVAFATDMAADAVIAPHAHRRGQLLHATQGVMLIRAETGSWVVPPGCAVWVPPQASHEIRMAAGPVAMRTVFVEPGLRPGLWEHCRVVQVTPLLRELVLEALDLPLDYPLGGREERVMQLILDEMERARPLDLHVPMPRHAALAACCRAFVDEPAQEASLSGWGLRLHMHPRTLARLFLRETGMNFGAWCRQARLLLSLPRLAAGSSVLQVALSHGYDSPSAFAAVFRRNFGAPPSNFQGQRPSARRTRQAGRP; encoded by the coding sequence ATGACAAGCATGACAATAGCCCCGACCCACCGCCGCGGCACCGGCCCCGCGGCGGTCCCGCCCGCGCCACCACCCATGCCCCTGGAGGGCGAGCACACGCCGCGTCCCGTCGTGGCCTTTGCCACCGACATGGCGGCGGACGCCGTCATCGCGCCCCATGCCCATCGCCGCGGCCAGTTGCTGCATGCCACCCAGGGAGTGATGCTGATCCGTGCGGAGACAGGCAGTTGGGTCGTTCCGCCCGGCTGTGCTGTCTGGGTGCCACCCCAGGCCAGCCATGAGATCCGCATGGCCGCAGGCCCTGTGGCCATGCGCACCGTGTTCGTCGAGCCAGGGCTGCGCCCGGGCCTGTGGGAGCACTGCCGGGTCGTGCAGGTCACGCCACTGCTGCGCGAGCTGGTACTGGAAGCCCTGGACCTGCCCCTGGACTACCCGCTGGGCGGTAGGGAGGAGCGGGTGATGCAGTTGATCCTTGACGAGATGGAGCGTGCCCGCCCCCTGGACCTGCATGTGCCCATGCCCAGGCATGCGGCCCTGGCCGCCTGCTGCCGAGCCTTTGTGGACGAACCGGCCCAGGAGGCCAGCCTGTCCGGCTGGGGCCTGCGCCTGCACATGCATCCGCGCACCCTGGCGCGCCTGTTTCTGCGCGAGACCGGCATGAACTTCGGCGCGTGGTGCCGTCAGGCCCGCCTGCTGCTGAGCCTGCCCCGCCTGGCTGCAGGATCCTCCGTGCTGCAAGTGGCACTGTCGCATGGCTACGACAGCCCTAGCGCCTTCGCGGCCGTATTCCGGCGCAACTTTGGCGCGCCTCCCAGCAATTTTCAGGGACAGCGCCCCTCAGCCCGCCGTACACGCCAGGCCGGCCGGCCATGA
- a CDS encoding GNAT family N-acetyltransferase, protein MGTDIYVSTLTTDLEQQFIDAVGQSRKLHAPWVSLPSTAQEFQSYLARVQEPSGAAFVIWEWRSDGFAGIVQITNVLMDPFRSAHIDFYAFSGFEGKGLMKQGLTHVVKQVFRTMRLHRLEANIQPENKAAIALAKSCGFTLEGLSPAFMKVGGRWRDHERWALVSS, encoded by the coding sequence ATGGGCACTGATATCTACGTTTCGACGCTGACCACCGATCTGGAGCAGCAATTCATCGACGCGGTTGGACAAAGCCGCAAACTGCACGCGCCATGGGTTTCGCTGCCCAGCACGGCACAGGAGTTCCAGAGCTACCTGGCGCGCGTGCAGGAACCGTCGGGCGCCGCATTTGTCATCTGGGAATGGCGAAGCGATGGTTTTGCCGGGATCGTGCAGATCACGAACGTCTTGATGGACCCGTTTCGCTCCGCCCATATCGACTTCTATGCCTTCTCGGGCTTTGAGGGGAAGGGTCTGATGAAGCAGGGCCTCACGCATGTCGTGAAACAGGTCTTCAGGACCATGAGGCTGCATCGGTTGGAAGCCAACATCCAGCCCGAGAACAAGGCGGCCATAGCACTGGCCAAGTCGTGCGGCTTCACGCTGGAGGGCTTGTCGCCCGCGTTCATGAAGGTCGGTGGTCGTTGGCGAGACCACGAACGCTGGGCACTGGTGTCCTCATAG
- a CDS encoding anti-sigma factor: protein MNLAQNPELLDRLAAAHALGTLRGGARRRFEQMARDHAQVRASALLWQSRWSALAELQAPVRPDDAVWTRIDNLLQAEKLREARLRRRRQPARSSGGGSSWPTLAWWRGAAVLGAMATVAAVAVGLWSHQGLKDDGARQLAVLRSQLQASQLALQAMPRIQYVAVLADDRARASMLVTFDPVKRSLVLQRVGDFQEAEDKSLQLWALPAQAGPQSLGVLGREGVIRLTAGASEVEGIPALAISLEPKGGVPGEAGPTGPVLFKGALIRREL from the coding sequence ATGAACCTCGCTCAAAACCCCGAACTCCTGGACCGGCTGGCAGCCGCGCATGCGCTGGGCACCCTGCGCGGGGGCGCGCGCCGCCGCTTTGAACAGATGGCCCGCGACCATGCGCAGGTACGCGCGTCTGCGCTGCTGTGGCAATCGCGTTGGTCGGCGCTGGCGGAATTGCAGGCGCCGGTGCGTCCCGACGACGCGGTCTGGACGCGCATTGACAACCTGCTCCAGGCGGAAAAGCTCCGGGAAGCCCGGCTCCGTCGCCGCCGGCAGCCTGCGAGATCTTCCGGTGGCGGATCTTCCTGGCCAACCCTGGCCTGGTGGCGTGGCGCCGCGGTACTGGGGGCCATGGCCACGGTGGCGGCCGTGGCGGTGGGCCTGTGGTCGCACCAGGGCTTGAAAGACGATGGAGCGCGGCAACTGGCCGTGCTGCGAAGCCAGTTGCAGGCCAGTCAGCTGGCTTTGCAGGCGATGCCCCGGATCCAGTATGTGGCGGTGCTCGCGGACGATCGGGCGCGCGCCTCCATGCTTGTGACCTTTGATCCCGTCAAACGCTCCCTGGTTTTGCAGCGTGTCGGAGATTTCCAAGAGGCCGAGGACAAGTCGCTGCAACTGTGGGCGCTGCCCGCGCAGGCCGGGCCGCAGTCCCTGGGGGTCCTTGGGCGGGAGGGGGTGATCCGGCTCACGGCAGGCGCATCCGAGGTGGAGGGGATTCCCGCACTGGCCATCAGCCTGGAGCCTAAAGGGGGCGTGCCGGGTGAAGCTGGGCCGACCGGGCCTGTCCTTTTCAAGGGTGCATTGATCCGGCGAGAGCTGTAG
- a CDS encoding fasciclin domain-containing protein, with protein MASIRITRKLASFSLAVALSATSVAALADVMVGGAPMLPSKDIIDNAVNSKDHTTLVAAVKAAGLVDTLKGPGPFTVFAPTNAAFAALPAGTVDTLLKPESKAMLTTVLTYHVVAGKWDAAALGKMIADGNGMASIKTASGGTLIARASGSRITLTDEKGGTATVTIPDVYQSNGVIHVIDKVLLPR; from the coding sequence ATGGCTTCGATTCGAATCACTCGCAAGTTGGCATCCTTCAGTCTGGCTGTCGCGCTGTCCGCGACGTCGGTGGCAGCCCTGGCAGATGTCATGGTGGGAGGGGCGCCCATGCTGCCTTCCAAGGACATCATCGACAATGCCGTCAACTCCAAGGACCACACCACCCTGGTCGCAGCGGTCAAGGCCGCCGGTCTGGTCGATACGCTCAAAGGCCCAGGTCCCTTCACGGTGTTCGCCCCGACCAATGCGGCCTTCGCGGCACTGCCAGCCGGTACCGTCGACACTCTGCTCAAGCCCGAAAGCAAGGCCATGTTGACTACCGTCCTGACCTACCACGTGGTGGCTGGCAAATGGGATGCAGCAGCGCTGGGCAAGATGATTGCGGACGGAAACGGCATGGCCAGCATCAAGACGGCAAGCGGCGGCACGCTGATCGCCAGGGCCAGCGGCTCCAGGATCACGCTCACCGACGAAAAGGGAGGCACGGCGACCGTGACCATCCCTGACGTCTACCAATCGAATGGTGTGATTCACGTGATCGACAAGGTCCTTCTGCCCAGATGA
- the crcB gene encoding fluoride efflux transporter CrcB, whose protein sequence is MGIYGFILVFIGGGLGSAGRHGVNLLASRLVGGAYPLGTLAINVLGAFAMGVVVEFFALKASLPQSAKLFLTTGILGGFTTFSTYALEIGMLYERGDWLASALYALGSLVLGVGGLFAGLALVRMVGH, encoded by the coding sequence ATGGGTATCTACGGTTTCATCCTTGTTTTCATTGGTGGCGGCCTCGGTTCCGCAGGCCGTCATGGCGTGAACTTGCTCGCCTCGCGCCTGGTGGGTGGCGCCTATCCGCTGGGCACGCTGGCCATCAATGTGCTCGGAGCCTTTGCCATGGGCGTGGTGGTCGAGTTTTTCGCGCTCAAGGCCTCTTTGCCGCAGAGCGCAAAGCTGTTTCTGACTACGGGCATTCTCGGCGGCTTCACCACGTTCTCCACCTATGCGCTGGAGATCGGCATGCTGTATGAGCGTGGCGATTGGCTGGCATCGGCGCTGTATGCGCTGGGCTCCCTGGTGCTGGGAGTGGGGGGACTGTTCGCCGGGCTGGCTCTGGTCCGCATGGTGGGCCACTGA
- a CDS encoding DUF3455 domain-containing protein, which translates to MRHHLPLGLAALATLTFSACSSIHMGGTYSQADLPAPVQVPSGHKVALETVGIGQITYECRTRKDQPMEQEWAFVGPDARLTDRQGRIVGRYFGPPATWVHQDGSKVTATQVAVAPASAGNIALQLVKAEPSSGMGALQGVTYIQRVATRGGVPPATPCNASNLGAKQVVQYQADYIIWKAA; encoded by the coding sequence ATGAGACATCACTTGCCTCTCGGTCTGGCCGCCTTGGCCACACTGACATTCAGCGCCTGCTCCAGCATCCACATGGGTGGCACCTACTCGCAAGCCGATCTACCGGCCCCCGTACAAGTTCCATCGGGCCACAAGGTTGCATTGGAAACGGTCGGCATAGGCCAGATCACCTACGAATGCCGGACCAGGAAAGATCAACCCATGGAGCAGGAATGGGCCTTTGTCGGCCCTGACGCCCGCCTGACAGACCGCCAGGGCCGCATCGTCGGCCGCTATTTCGGCCCGCCGGCGACCTGGGTGCATCAGGACGGCTCCAAGGTCACGGCCACCCAGGTGGCTGTGGCGCCGGCCAGTGCGGGCAACATTGCGCTGCAGTTGGTCAAGGCCGAGCCCTCCAGTGGCATGGGGGCACTGCAAGGCGTGACCTACATCCAGCGCGTAGCCACACGCGGTGGCGTACCGCCGGCGACCCCATGCAACGCCAGCAACCTGGGCGCCAAGCAAGTGGTCCAGTACCAGGCCGACTACATCATCTGGAAAGCAGCCTAG
- a CDS encoding DUF333 domain-containing protein — protein MTKALKLSGIALGALVLSACAQQKLAPSVGMANPAAVYCGEIGGQVRMEKTPQGVEGICVLPNGTEMEEWTLYRKDHPAK, from the coding sequence ATGACCAAAGCACTCAAACTCTCAGGAATCGCGCTCGGGGCCCTTGTGCTCAGCGCATGCGCCCAACAGAAGCTGGCTCCCTCCGTGGGCATGGCCAATCCCGCAGCGGTCTATTGCGGCGAGATCGGCGGCCAGGTCCGAATGGAGAAGACGCCCCAGGGCGTTGAAGGCATCTGCGTGCTGCCCAACGGCACGGAGATGGAGGAGTGGACGCTGTACCGGAAGGACCATCCGGCGAAGTAG
- a CDS encoding IPTL-CTERM sorting domain-containing protein, with protein sequence MLHTLKNMKASPSLVLAAVFTSVSCATYAQSYAPTGVQENVPVATVASGGWTECFRETFDKSTSDIASVSTACGGTKLMLACRPSGAATLTVLAQAPTTDVMFDTGNDTTTVHSANGVNWYFNSSRSWGFVDPGEAVNKNTCDTAAGSKKMCMHTATGTIRGGYRCGGTANLNSSAAYERIIYSNTAAPAVAAPIPTVSEWGIIGLSSFMAIFAFARMRRRKS encoded by the coding sequence ATGTTACATACACTCAAAAATATGAAAGCATCGCCATCACTTGTTCTTGCAGCAGTCTTCACGTCTGTGTCTTGCGCTACCTACGCGCAGAGCTACGCGCCTACTGGCGTACAGGAGAATGTTCCAGTCGCAACCGTGGCAAGCGGAGGATGGACGGAATGCTTCCGCGAAACATTCGACAAATCGACATCTGATATTGCATCTGTATCGACTGCCTGCGGAGGTACAAAGCTGATGCTCGCCTGCCGCCCCAGCGGCGCAGCAACACTTACGGTATTGGCGCAAGCTCCAACAACAGATGTCATGTTCGACACAGGCAATGACACGACAACTGTACACAGCGCCAATGGCGTGAACTGGTACTTTAACAGTAGCAGATCTTGGGGATTCGTTGACCCGGGAGAGGCTGTGAACAAAAATACATGCGACACAGCCGCCGGGTCAAAAAAAATGTGCATGCATACAGCCACGGGCACCATCCGAGGAGGATACCGTTGCGGAGGGACAGCAAACCTCAACTCTAGTGCCGCCTATGAGCGGATCATATACAGCAACACAGCAGCGCCAGCAGTAGCCGCCCCCATTCCTACGGTTTCCGAGTGGGGAATCATAGGGCTCTCTTCGTTCATGGCCATATTCGCATTTGCCAGGATGAGGCGTCGTAAATCCTAG